A region of Argentina anserina chromosome 5, drPotAnse1.1, whole genome shotgun sequence DNA encodes the following proteins:
- the LOC126794077 gene encoding VQ motif-containing protein 20, whose amino-acid sequence MSPHANKITTNNNNNTNALYPPPLRINKESHFIKKPSTSSPPSSSSSSSTYALISNATRPPQQQQRHPVIIYTHSPKIIHTHPRDFMALVQKLTGLSRFEDDTSPPPMEELMNKSPNQVNNSNVMIGNDDNESSSVITDENCSSNNSNNNLNSVGGGGGGGGGDSSSCFVPPNPYLTNIPVFTANTDFLCTNSMNIFTTL is encoded by the exons ATGAGCCCTCATGCAAATAAGATCACCACcaataacaacaacaacaccaaCGCCCTATATCCACCGCCGTTGAGGATCAACAAGGAGTCTCATTTCATCAAGAAACCCTCCACCTCGTCCCCGCCGTCGTCGTCATCCTCCTCGTCCACGTACGCATTGATATCCAACGCCACAAGACCgccgcagcagcagcagcgccACCCGGTCATCATCTACACGCATTCTCCCAAAATTATCCACACGCACCCGCGTGACTTCATGGCGCTGGTGCAGAAGCTCACCGGCCTCTCGCGGTTTGAGGATGACACGTCGCCGCCGCCGATGGAG GAGTTGATGAATAAGAGTCCTAACCAGGTTAATAACAGCAATGTGATGATAGGAAACGACGACAACGAGTCGTCGTCGGTGATCACCGATGAAAATTGTAGCAGCAATAACAGTAATAATAATCTGAACAGtgtaggaggaggaggaggaggaggaggaggggattCTTCGTCGTGCTTTGTGCCACCGAATCCATATCTGACAAACATTCCTGTGTTCACGGCAAACACAGATTTTTTGTGCACCAATTCCATGAACATATTCACGACTCTATGA
- the LOC126793774 gene encoding uncharacterized protein LOC126793774 translates to MAVASKTRNMFENLVREGSFKWLIGNRSPFDDELEEMERSPSASTNWIAELSPIANVVVRRCSKILGVPTTELCKRFRAEASESIKHPSCFPRNFLEYCSFRALALSTQVTGHLADKRFRRLTYDMMLAWEAPASDSQPLLNLNEDLSVGVEAFSRIAPSVPIIANVIISENLFEVLATSTSGRLQFSTYDKYLSGLERAIRKMRTQSESSLLSAVRSSRGERILEVDGTVTTQPVLEHVGISTWPGRLILTDHALYFEALRVVSYDKPKRYDLSDDLKQIVKPELTGPWGTRLFDKAVFYKSISLSEPAVIEFPELKGHTRRDYWLAIIREILYVHRFIHRYQIKGIKRDEALSKAVLGILRVQAIQEISSAPLLCEGLLMFNLCDQLPGGDLILETLANMSTVSELNRSNSSKSGGGMYSISALDMISNLGFAFGTNSNNSVEAGLSVGEVTVGQLTSLERAVKESKNNYEKVAQAQASVDGVKVEGIDTNFAVMKELLCPLLELGKWLLSLALWDDPLKSLVFCSVFTYIICRGWLRYAFALTLVFVAIFMILTRCFTQGISDHEVKVVAPPPMNTMEQLLAVQNAISLTEGFVQDGNVVLLKLRALLLSLFPQASEKFAVALLVMALTLAFLPGKYFVLLIFLEAFTRYSPMRKTSTERLMRRLREWWFSIPAAPVLLEIEKEEKKKR, encoded by the exons ATGGCGGTGGCAAGCAAAACCAGAAATATGTTTGAGAATCTTGTGAGAGAAGGATCATTCAAATGGTTGATTGGAAATCGAAGCCCTTTTGATGACGAGTTGGAGGAGATGGAGAGGTCTCCTTCAGCCTCGACAAATTGGATAGCCGAGCTATCTCCTATTGCAAATGTAGTTGTCCGTAGATGCTCCAA AATCCTTGGTGTGCCTACAACTGAGCTTTGCAAACGCTTCAGGGCAGAGGCTTCTGAGTCTATAAAACATCCATCTTGCTTTCCGAGAAACTTTTTGGAATATTGCTCATTCAGAGCTCTTGCTCTGTCAACTCAGGTGACAGGTCATCTGGCTGATAAAAGGTTTCGACGCCTAACATATGATATGATGCTAGCTTGGGAGGCTCCAGCTTCTGACAGCCAACCTTTGCTAAAt TTAAATGAGGATTTATCAGTTGGAGTAGAGGCTTTCTCTAGAATAGCTCCATCAGTTCCAATTATTGCAAATGTGATTATTAGCGAAAATCTGTTTGAGGTGCTTGCAACATCAACTAGTGGGAGACTTCAGTTCTCCACTTATGACAAGTATCTAAGCGGACTAGAAAG AGCAATAAGAAAAATGAGGACCCAATCAGAGTCGTCTCTTCTTTCTGCTGTCCGATCATCAAGAGGAGAGAGAATTCTTGAAGTGGATGGAACAGTAACTACACAACCAGTTCTTGAGCATGTGGGAATTTCTACATGGCCTG GACGGTTGATTTTGACTGACCATGCACTTTACTTTGAGGCTCTGCGTGTCGTGTCTTATGACAAGCCAAAACGATATGACCTATCAGATGATCTGAAACAGATTGTGAAACCTGAGTTGACTGGTCCATGGGGTACTAGACTGTTTGATAAGGCAGTCTTCTACAAATCAATTTCATT ATCAGAACCCGCTGTGATAGAGTTCCCTGAGCTGAAGGGTCATACTCGTCGTGATTATTGGCTAGCGATCATAAGAGAGATTTTGTACGTTCATAGATTTATACATAGATACCAAATCAAGGGGATCAAACGAGATGAAGCACTATCAAAGGCTGTGCTTGGGATACTGAGAGTACAAGCCATTCAAGAAATCTCTTCTGCTCCTTTACTTTGTGAGGGTCTTTTAATGTTCAATCTTTGTGACCAATTACCAGGTGGAGACTTAATACTGGAAACTCTCGCAAATATGTCAACCGTAAGCGAATTAAATAGGTCTAACAGTTCCAAGTCTGGAGGTGGAATGTATTCAATCTCAGCCTTAGATATGATTTCTAACTTGGGCTTTGCATTTGGAACAAATTCTAATAATTCTGTTGAGGCTGGTCTTTCCGTGGGTGAGGTAACTGTTGGACAACTGACTTCACTAGAAAGAGCAGTTAAGGAATCAAAAAACAACTATGAAAAGGTGGCCCAAGCACAAGCTTCAGTAGATGGAGTCAAAGTGGAAGGCATTGATACAAACTTTGCAGTGATGAAG GAGTTGCTCTGTCCACTGTTGGAATTAGGGAAGTGGCTTCTCTCTTTAGCACTATGGGATGATCCACTGAAGTCGTTGGTTTTCTGTTCTGTTTTCACTTACATCATTTGCAG GGGTTGGCTGAGGTATGCCTTTGCATTGACGCTGGTTTTTGTTGCAATCTTCATGATCCTCACCAGATGTTTTACCCAAGGAATATCTGATCATGAGGTTAAGGTGGTAGCACCACCCCCGATGAATACCATGGAGCAGCTTTTGGCAGTTCAGAATGCAATTTCCCTAACTGAAGGATTTGTGCAGGATGGGAACGTTGTTCTCTTAAAGCTACGTGCTTTGTTGCTGTCACTTTTTCCTCAG GCAAGCGAAAAATTTGCAGTGGCTCTTTTAGTCATGGCTTTGACTCTGGCCTTCCTCCCTGGTAAATATTTTGTTCTATTGATCTTCTTGGAAGCATTTACAAGGTATTCACCAATGAGGAAAACTAGCACGGAGAGGTTGATGAGACGATTGCGAGAGTGGTGGTTCAGCATACCGGCAGCTCCTGTGCTACTGGAAatagagaaagaagagaaaaagaagagatgA
- the LOC126795200 gene encoding transcription factor BEE 3, translating into MAQFTEDLKPSFPFLDLDRSHIELLNQYADQFTHLGVLDYSSLNHFQGYMPFSSDKFFGNNQGPEFPGSLVENIPAGFVQQNSSSTSNNNNNNNNSNLKNDEAPAAQCIIPAQEPEFQESKKRIAMEMSESSSAVSNPPVPKTGINRKNSLGRGKRVKISSEEEDDIPKEVVHVRARRGQATDSHSLAERVRRGKINERMKCLQDIVPGCSKTMGMAVMLDEIINYVQSLHNQVEFLSMKLTAASSFHDFNSETENDMETMQRAKELERVKIEAGYGGVVDSSFQYTSTNYWSL; encoded by the exons ATGGCTCAGTTCACAGAAGATTTGAAgccttcttttcctttcttaGACCTTGACCGAAGCCATATTGAACTTCTAAACCAATATGCAGACCAATTCACTCACCTTGGTGTTTTAGACTACTCAAGCTTGAATCATTTTCAGGGCTACATGCCCTTTTCAAGTGACAAGTTTTTTGGCAACAACCAAGGACCTGAATTTCCTGGAAGCTTGGTCGAAAACATTCCGGCTGGTTTTGTTCAACAGAATAGTAGCAGCaccagcaacaacaacaacaacaacaacaacagcaactTAAAGAATGATGAAGCCCCAGCTGCTCAGTGCATCATCCCGGCTCAAGAACCTGAATTCCAAGAAAGCAAGAAGAGAATAGCAATGGAGATGTCAGAAAGCAGCTCTGCAGTTTCCAATCCCCCAGTTCCGAAAACTGGGATCAACAGAAAAAAT AGCCTGGGAAGGGGGAAGAGGGTGAAAATCAGTagtgaggaggaagatgatatACCAAAGGAAGTGGTTCATGTTAGAGCCAGGAGGGGCCAAGCTACTGATAGTCATAGTTTAGCAGAAAGG GTTAGAAGAGGAAAAATCAATGAAAGAATGAAGTGCTTGCAAGACATTGTCCCGGGTTGCTCTAAG ACTATGGGAATGGCGGTAATGCTAGACGAGATAATTAACTATGTGCAGTCCTTGCATAACCAGGTTGAG TTCTTGTCAATGAAGTTAACAGCAGCAAGCTCTTTCCATGACTTCAACTCAGAGACAGAAAATGATATGGAAACAATGCAG AGGGCAAAAGAGTTGGAAAGAGTGAAGATAGAAGCAGGATATGGAGGAGTAGTTGATAGTAGCTTCCAGTATACCTCAACTAATTATTGGTCTCTCTGA